Proteins co-encoded in one Helicoverpa zea isolate HzStark_Cry1AcR chromosome 18, ilHelZeax1.1, whole genome shotgun sequence genomic window:
- the LOC124638771 gene encoding calcyclin-binding protein yields MSEAKIKDLRSDIDELNELLKQAKRKRAQDLLSLEIRKLETEWINLKEASAQSSQAGASPAPSTAAAQSKRYQIKLNGYGWDQSDKYIKVFVTLKNVQTVPKEQVYCKLTDKSMELHVENLENKDYLLVINKLLEPINVEESHWKQKTDMVVIFLAKSRPNIKWSHMTELEKKFEDQRNSKLKPAAPEMDKSDPQESIMSLMKNMYETGDDDMKRMISKAWYEGQHKKKSDTLDL; encoded by the exons ATGTCTGAAGCCAAAATTAAGGAT ctaCGCAGCGACATCGATGAGCTTAATGAGTTACTAAAGCAGGCAAAAAGGAAGAGGGCTCAGGATTTATTGTCGTTGGAAATCAGGAAATTGGAAACGGAATGGATAAACTTGAAGGAAGCGAGCGCTCAGTCTTCGCAAGCAGGAGCCTCGCCGGCGCCGTCCACCGCAGCCGCTCAGAGCAAGAGataccaaataaaattgaacggatatg GTTGGGATCAGTCCGATAAGTACATCAAAGTTTTTGTAACACTGAAGAATGTCCAAACTGTGCCTAAGGAACAAGTGTACTGTAAGCTTACCGACAAGTCTATGGAGTTACATGTCGAAAATCTGGAGAATAAGGATTACCTTCTTGTAATCAACAAGCTGTTGGAACCTATCAATGTTGAAGAGAGCCATTGGAAGCAGAAAACAG ATATGGTAGTGATATTCTTGGCGAAGTCTCGTCCTAACATCAAATGGTCTCACATGACTGAACTTGAGAAGAAGTTTGAGGACCAGCGCAATAGCAAGCTCAAACCAGCAGCTCCTGAGATGGATAAATCTGACCCACAGGAGTCTATTATGAGCCTTATGAAGAATAT GTATGAAACTGGGGACGATGACATGAAGAGAATGATTTCAAAAGCCTGGTACGAAGGACAACATAAGAAGAAATCCGATACCCTAGATCTGTAG
- the LOC124638906 gene encoding inhibitor of growth protein 3, translated as MLYLEDYLEMIEHLPQELRDRFTEMREMDLSVQNNMDTLEKRVRTLFGGCRRGEMNTDQANTEFSDIKRGYNKTLEEADEKMALANQMYDLVDRYLRRLDTELHKFKCELEADNKGITELLEKRSLELDVNTNHASTPNNNHYKENRYRIRAEKRRDSWGNRESRGHASGNLSRTDSAIQAALGRDSYSLGHAGSAIAAAASQAIAATQQMQHGRRTASLKASYEAVAGGELAHHALQTHHTHHDHGHGGMSTSHGQSTTVHGHHTTSHGHNNSSSSTKRTKQKKSNSYSSTGVSAHTQQAVASAASRSSSPTVVAMNNVVNNVAIEEPMEEEWTYDPNEPRYCICNQVSYGDMVACDNQDCPYEWFHYPCVGISAPPKGKWYCPQCQSNMRRNRAHRKN; from the exons ATGCTGTATCTTGAGGATTATTTAGAAA TGATTGAGCATCTCCCTCAAGAGCTTAGGGACAGATTTACTGAAATGCGAGAAATGGATTTATCGGTTCAAA ATAATATGGATACTTTAGAGAAAAGAGTACGCACTCTCTTTGGTGGATGTAGACGAGGGGAAATGAATACTGATCAGGCTAATACGGAATTTTCTGACATCAAGAGAGGATACAATAAGACTCTTGAAGAAGCTGATGAAAAAATGGCTCTAGCTAATCAGATGTATGATTTGGTTGATAGATACTTGCGTAGACTTG ATACGGAGCTTCATAAGTTTAAATGTGAACTGGAGGCAGATAACAAGGGAATCACAGAATTGTTGGAGAAGAGATCTCTTGAACTTGATGTGAACACCAATCACGCTAGCACACCTAACAATAATCACTATAAGGAAAACAG GTACCGCATCCGGGCTGAAAAGCGTCGCGACAGCTGGGGTAACCGCGAATCTCGGGGCCACGCCTCTGGGAATCTTTCCAGAACTGATTCTGCTATACAA GCAGCATTGGGACGAGACTCTTACTCGCTGGGTCATGCTGGCAGTGCTATTGCTGCTGCTGCCAGTCAGGCTATTGCAGCAACACAGCAG ATGCAGCATGGTCGTCGCACGGCCTCGCTGAAGGCTTCCTACGAAGCTGTGGCTGGTGGTGAACTCGCTCACCATGCCCTGCAAACACATCACACACATCATGATCATG gaCATGGAGGAATGTCAACCAGCCATGGTCAGAGCACAACTGTTCACGGCCATCATACTACTTCTCATGGACACaataattcttcttcttctactAAGAGGACCAAACAGAA GAAAAGCAACAGCTACAGTTCAACTGGGGTATCTGCTCATACTCAGCAGGCTGTGGCGTCAGCAGCCAGCCGATCATCTTCACCCACTGTGGT AGCCATGAACAACGTCGTGAACAATGTTGCTATCGAGGAGCCCATGGAGGAGGAATGGACATACGATCCCAACGAGCCTCGTTACTGCATCTGCAACCAGGTCTCTTACGGAGACATGGTTGCCTGTGACAACCAGGAT TGCCCTTACGAGTGGTTCCACTACCCATGCGTTGGCATCTCTGCACCACCGAAAGGCAAGTGGTACTGCCCGCAGTGCCAGAGCAACATGCGTCGCAACCGCGCCCACCGAAAGAACTGA
- the LOC124638904 gene encoding pickpocket protein 28-like isoform X1, which translates to MPALRLNRELWKLENSDHDYETKINASRSQANFSRSESFGKTPDVVEKETPPEKPKRCRRSIIKDYLVDYTANSNLHGLKYIGEKERTFVEKIFWLFMFTCCVILCAGLIRKVYIKWNESPVIVSFAENPTPVWQIPYPAVTVCFETKAMQRKFNFTDYYHLYLSDKDNLTLEEQHLFEDISMVCDDHLAPTNGRKFSDGAETVDNIREVSPNLTEVFFGCKWKDIPSVNCSDLFSPILTEEGLCYTFNTLGAEEMFRVENLHQNYPYLEHDKVAESWSLEEGYSADTPIETYPHRGAGYGVKSGLTFLLKANKIDLDYLCRGPVQGFKILLHNPAELPRLSQQYFRSPLSQEVVVAVKPKMMTTSSGLKPYEPTRRQCYFPTERYLQYFKVYTQSNCEMECLSNFTYTRCGCVHFGMPYGPNMEVCNAASRECIKEAQMELVTIEIQSGLDSRKQNETDTLGQARAVSSRCRCLPACTSIEYEAETSQADYDWAALFRAFRYYNVSEELVNVTYSRVMVFFKEAQFITSRRSELYGQTDFLANCGGLLGLFMGFSILSVAEIIYFLTLRLCCVLWRRRNKKRRIDFTKNDTVPGPSPNKVMHPYSE; encoded by the exons ATGCCCGCATTAAGATTAAACAGAGAGTTATGGAAACTCGAAAATAGTGACCATGATTATGAAACGAAGATCAACGCATCGCGGTCGCAAGCTAATTTTAGCAG GTCGGAAAGTTTCGGGAAGACCCCCGATGTGGTCGAAAAGGAAACGCCACCAGAAAAACCCAAGAGATGCAGGCGCAGCATAATCAAAGATTACTTGGTTGATTACACGGCTAACTCCAATCTTCATGGACTGAAATACATCGGAGAGAAAGAAAGAACCTTTGTGGAAAA AATATTCTGGCTCTTCATGTTTACTTGTTGTGTGATACTTTGTGCTGGTTTGATTAGAAAAGTCTACATAAAGTGGAATGAAAGTCCAGTGATCGTAAGCTTTGCTGAAAACCCGACTCCCGTTTGGCAG ATTCCCTATCCAGCAGTGACAGTTTGTTTCGAAACTAAAGCAATGCAGaggaaatttaattttacagatTACTACCATTTATATTTGTCTGACAAGGATAATCTGACATTAGAGGA ACAGCATTTGTTTGAAGATATTTCGATGGTCTGCGATGATCATCTTGCTCCCACGAATGGCCGAAAATTTTCCGATGGAGCAGAAACAGTGGACAATATAAGAGAG GTATCGCCAAATCTGACAGAAGTTTTCTTTGGCTGTAAATGGAAAGATATACCAAGTGTGAATTGTTCTGACTTATTCTCACCCATATTAACTGAAGAAGGGCTTTGTTACACTTTCAATACTTTGGGTGCTGAAGAAATGTTTAGAGTTGAGAA CTTGCATCAAAATTATCCGTATCTGGAACATGATAAGGTAGCAGAGTCATGGAGTCTGGAAGAAGGATACTCGGCTGACACACCAATAGAAACCTATCCCCATAGAGGCGCT GGATATGGAGTTAAATCCGGTCTAACCTTCTTATTGAAGGCGAATAAAATCGACTTGGATTACCTCTGCAGAGGTCCAGTACAAGGCTTCAAG ATACTGTTGCACAATCCGGCAGAGTTGCCGAGGCTTTCACAACAGTATTTCCGATCGCCTCTATCGCAAGAGGTAGTCGTTGCGGTGAAACCTAAAATGATGACCACTTCCTCAGGCCTTAAACCTTACGAGCCTACCAG GCGACAATGCTATTTTCCAACGGAGCGCTATCTTCAATACTTCAAGGTGTACACTCAGTCAAACTGTGAGATGGAGTGTCTATCCAACTTCACTTACACTCGATGTGGATGCGTGCACTTTGGGATGCCCT ATGGACCAAACATGGAAGTCTGCAATGCAGCCAGCCGAGAATGTATAAAAGAAGCTCAGA TGGAGTTGGTGACTATAGAAATCCAGTCTGGACTCGATAGTCGAAAACAAAATGAAACTGATACACTCGGCCAGGCCCGAGCGGTGTCTTCTAGGTGTCGATGTCTACCAGCGTGCACATCCATAGAGTACGAGGCAGAGACGTCGCAGGCCGATTATGACTGGGCAGCCCTATTTCGAGCATTCAGATATTACAACGTATCTGAGGAATTGGTGAA TGTAACCTACTCCCGCGTCATGGTGTTCTTTAAGGAAGCGCAGTTCATCACGTCTCGTCGTTCAGAACTGTACGGACAAACTGACTTCCTCGCCAACTGCGGCGGTCTACTTGGACTGTTCATGGGCTTCTCTATCCTCAGTGTCgcggaaattatttatttcttaacgTTAAG ATTATGCTGTGTCCTTTGGCGTCGGCGTAACAAGAAGCGACGTATTGATTTCACGAAAAACGACACAGTTCCCGGCCCGAGCCCCAATAAAGTGATGCATCCGTACAGCGAATAA
- the LOC124638904 gene encoding pickpocket protein 28-like isoform X4: MFTCCVILCAGLIRKVYIKWNESPVIVSFAENPTPVWQIPYPAVTVCFETKAMQRKFNFTDYYHLYLSDKDNLTLEEQHLFEDISMVCDDHLAPTNGRKFSDGAETVDNIREVSPNLTEVFFGCKWKDIPSVNCSDLFSPILTEEGLCYTFNTLGAEEMFRVENLHQNYPYLEHDKVAESWSLEEGYSADTPIETYPHRGAGYGVKSGLTFLLKANKIDLDYLCRGPVQGFKILLHNPAELPRLSQQYFRSPLSQEVVVAVKPKMMTTSSGLKPYEPTRRQCYFPTERYLQYFKVYTQSNCEMECLSNFTYTRCGCVHFGMPYGPNMEVCNAASRECIKEAQMELVTIEIQSGLDSRKQNETDTLGQARAVSSRCRCLPACTSIEYEAETSQADYDWAALFRAFRYYNVSEELVNVTYSRVMVFFKEAQFITSRRSELYGQTDFLANCGGLLGLFMGFSILSVAEIIYFLTLRLCCVLWRRRNKKRRIDFTKNDTVPGPSPNKVMHPYSE; the protein is encoded by the exons ATGTTTACTTGTTGTGTGATACTTTGTGCTGGTTTGATTAGAAAAGTCTACATAAAGTGGAATGAAAGTCCAGTGATCGTAAGCTTTGCTGAAAACCCGACTCCCGTTTGGCAG ATTCCCTATCCAGCAGTGACAGTTTGTTTCGAAACTAAAGCAATGCAGaggaaatttaattttacagatTACTACCATTTATATTTGTCTGACAAGGATAATCTGACATTAGAGGA ACAGCATTTGTTTGAAGATATTTCGATGGTCTGCGATGATCATCTTGCTCCCACGAATGGCCGAAAATTTTCCGATGGAGCAGAAACAGTGGACAATATAAGAGAG GTATCGCCAAATCTGACAGAAGTTTTCTTTGGCTGTAAATGGAAAGATATACCAAGTGTGAATTGTTCTGACTTATTCTCACCCATATTAACTGAAGAAGGGCTTTGTTACACTTTCAATACTTTGGGTGCTGAAGAAATGTTTAGAGTTGAGAA CTTGCATCAAAATTATCCGTATCTGGAACATGATAAGGTAGCAGAGTCATGGAGTCTGGAAGAAGGATACTCGGCTGACACACCAATAGAAACCTATCCCCATAGAGGCGCT GGATATGGAGTTAAATCCGGTCTAACCTTCTTATTGAAGGCGAATAAAATCGACTTGGATTACCTCTGCAGAGGTCCAGTACAAGGCTTCAAG ATACTGTTGCACAATCCGGCAGAGTTGCCGAGGCTTTCACAACAGTATTTCCGATCGCCTCTATCGCAAGAGGTAGTCGTTGCGGTGAAACCTAAAATGATGACCACTTCCTCAGGCCTTAAACCTTACGAGCCTACCAG GCGACAATGCTATTTTCCAACGGAGCGCTATCTTCAATACTTCAAGGTGTACACTCAGTCAAACTGTGAGATGGAGTGTCTATCCAACTTCACTTACACTCGATGTGGATGCGTGCACTTTGGGATGCCCT ATGGACCAAACATGGAAGTCTGCAATGCAGCCAGCCGAGAATGTATAAAAGAAGCTCAGA TGGAGTTGGTGACTATAGAAATCCAGTCTGGACTCGATAGTCGAAAACAAAATGAAACTGATACACTCGGCCAGGCCCGAGCGGTGTCTTCTAGGTGTCGATGTCTACCAGCGTGCACATCCATAGAGTACGAGGCAGAGACGTCGCAGGCCGATTATGACTGGGCAGCCCTATTTCGAGCATTCAGATATTACAACGTATCTGAGGAATTGGTGAA TGTAACCTACTCCCGCGTCATGGTGTTCTTTAAGGAAGCGCAGTTCATCACGTCTCGTCGTTCAGAACTGTACGGACAAACTGACTTCCTCGCCAACTGCGGCGGTCTACTTGGACTGTTCATGGGCTTCTCTATCCTCAGTGTCgcggaaattatttatttcttaacgTTAAG ATTATGCTGTGTCCTTTGGCGTCGGCGTAACAAGAAGCGACGTATTGATTTCACGAAAAACGACACAGTTCCCGGCCCGAGCCCCAATAAAGTGATGCATCCGTACAGCGAATAA
- the LOC124638904 gene encoding pickpocket protein 28-like isoform X2 yields the protein MRRHSRSESFGKTPDVVEKETPPEKPKRCRRSIIKDYLVDYTANSNLHGLKYIGEKERTFVEKIFWLFMFTCCVILCAGLIRKVYIKWNESPVIVSFAENPTPVWQIPYPAVTVCFETKAMQRKFNFTDYYHLYLSDKDNLTLEEQHLFEDISMVCDDHLAPTNGRKFSDGAETVDNIREVSPNLTEVFFGCKWKDIPSVNCSDLFSPILTEEGLCYTFNTLGAEEMFRVENLHQNYPYLEHDKVAESWSLEEGYSADTPIETYPHRGAGYGVKSGLTFLLKANKIDLDYLCRGPVQGFKILLHNPAELPRLSQQYFRSPLSQEVVVAVKPKMMTTSSGLKPYEPTRRQCYFPTERYLQYFKVYTQSNCEMECLSNFTYTRCGCVHFGMPYGPNMEVCNAASRECIKEAQMELVTIEIQSGLDSRKQNETDTLGQARAVSSRCRCLPACTSIEYEAETSQADYDWAALFRAFRYYNVSEELVNVTYSRVMVFFKEAQFITSRRSELYGQTDFLANCGGLLGLFMGFSILSVAEIIYFLTLRLCCVLWRRRNKKRRIDFTKNDTVPGPSPNKVMHPYSE from the exons ATGAGGAGACACTCGAG GTCGGAAAGTTTCGGGAAGACCCCCGATGTGGTCGAAAAGGAAACGCCACCAGAAAAACCCAAGAGATGCAGGCGCAGCATAATCAAAGATTACTTGGTTGATTACACGGCTAACTCCAATCTTCATGGACTGAAATACATCGGAGAGAAAGAAAGAACCTTTGTGGAAAA AATATTCTGGCTCTTCATGTTTACTTGTTGTGTGATACTTTGTGCTGGTTTGATTAGAAAAGTCTACATAAAGTGGAATGAAAGTCCAGTGATCGTAAGCTTTGCTGAAAACCCGACTCCCGTTTGGCAG ATTCCCTATCCAGCAGTGACAGTTTGTTTCGAAACTAAAGCAATGCAGaggaaatttaattttacagatTACTACCATTTATATTTGTCTGACAAGGATAATCTGACATTAGAGGA ACAGCATTTGTTTGAAGATATTTCGATGGTCTGCGATGATCATCTTGCTCCCACGAATGGCCGAAAATTTTCCGATGGAGCAGAAACAGTGGACAATATAAGAGAG GTATCGCCAAATCTGACAGAAGTTTTCTTTGGCTGTAAATGGAAAGATATACCAAGTGTGAATTGTTCTGACTTATTCTCACCCATATTAACTGAAGAAGGGCTTTGTTACACTTTCAATACTTTGGGTGCTGAAGAAATGTTTAGAGTTGAGAA CTTGCATCAAAATTATCCGTATCTGGAACATGATAAGGTAGCAGAGTCATGGAGTCTGGAAGAAGGATACTCGGCTGACACACCAATAGAAACCTATCCCCATAGAGGCGCT GGATATGGAGTTAAATCCGGTCTAACCTTCTTATTGAAGGCGAATAAAATCGACTTGGATTACCTCTGCAGAGGTCCAGTACAAGGCTTCAAG ATACTGTTGCACAATCCGGCAGAGTTGCCGAGGCTTTCACAACAGTATTTCCGATCGCCTCTATCGCAAGAGGTAGTCGTTGCGGTGAAACCTAAAATGATGACCACTTCCTCAGGCCTTAAACCTTACGAGCCTACCAG GCGACAATGCTATTTTCCAACGGAGCGCTATCTTCAATACTTCAAGGTGTACACTCAGTCAAACTGTGAGATGGAGTGTCTATCCAACTTCACTTACACTCGATGTGGATGCGTGCACTTTGGGATGCCCT ATGGACCAAACATGGAAGTCTGCAATGCAGCCAGCCGAGAATGTATAAAAGAAGCTCAGA TGGAGTTGGTGACTATAGAAATCCAGTCTGGACTCGATAGTCGAAAACAAAATGAAACTGATACACTCGGCCAGGCCCGAGCGGTGTCTTCTAGGTGTCGATGTCTACCAGCGTGCACATCCATAGAGTACGAGGCAGAGACGTCGCAGGCCGATTATGACTGGGCAGCCCTATTTCGAGCATTCAGATATTACAACGTATCTGAGGAATTGGTGAA TGTAACCTACTCCCGCGTCATGGTGTTCTTTAAGGAAGCGCAGTTCATCACGTCTCGTCGTTCAGAACTGTACGGACAAACTGACTTCCTCGCCAACTGCGGCGGTCTACTTGGACTGTTCATGGGCTTCTCTATCCTCAGTGTCgcggaaattatttatttcttaacgTTAAG ATTATGCTGTGTCCTTTGGCGTCGGCGTAACAAGAAGCGACGTATTGATTTCACGAAAAACGACACAGTTCCCGGCCCGAGCCCCAATAAAGTGATGCATCCGTACAGCGAATAA
- the LOC124638904 gene encoding pickpocket protein 28-like isoform X3 translates to MPALRLNRELWKLENSDHDYETKINASRSQANFSRSESFGKTPDVVEKETPPEKPKRCRRSIIKDYLVDYTANSNLHGLKYIGEKERTFVEKIFWLFMFTCCVILCAGLIRKVYIKWNESPVIVSFAENPTPVWQIPYPAVTVCFETKAMQRKFNFTDYYHLYLSDKDNLTLEEQHLFEDISMVCDDHLAPTNGRKFSDGAETVDNIREVSPNLTEVFFGCKWKDIPSVNCSDLFSPILTEEGLCYTFNTLGAEEMFRVENLHQNYPYLEHDKVAESWSLEEGYSADTPIETYPHRGAGYGVKSGLTFLLKANKIDLDYLCRGPVQGFKILLHNPAELPRLSQQYFRSPLSQEVVVAVKPKMMTTSSGLKPYEPTRRQCYFPTERYLQYFKVYTQSNCEMECLSNFTYTRCGCVHFGMPYGPNMEVCNAASRECIKEAQMELVTIEIQSGLDSRKQNETDTLGQARAVSSRCRCLPACTSIEYEAETSQADYDWAALFRAFRYYNVSEELVK, encoded by the exons ATGCCCGCATTAAGATTAAACAGAGAGTTATGGAAACTCGAAAATAGTGACCATGATTATGAAACGAAGATCAACGCATCGCGGTCGCAAGCTAATTTTAGCAG GTCGGAAAGTTTCGGGAAGACCCCCGATGTGGTCGAAAAGGAAACGCCACCAGAAAAACCCAAGAGATGCAGGCGCAGCATAATCAAAGATTACTTGGTTGATTACACGGCTAACTCCAATCTTCATGGACTGAAATACATCGGAGAGAAAGAAAGAACCTTTGTGGAAAA AATATTCTGGCTCTTCATGTTTACTTGTTGTGTGATACTTTGTGCTGGTTTGATTAGAAAAGTCTACATAAAGTGGAATGAAAGTCCAGTGATCGTAAGCTTTGCTGAAAACCCGACTCCCGTTTGGCAG ATTCCCTATCCAGCAGTGACAGTTTGTTTCGAAACTAAAGCAATGCAGaggaaatttaattttacagatTACTACCATTTATATTTGTCTGACAAGGATAATCTGACATTAGAGGA ACAGCATTTGTTTGAAGATATTTCGATGGTCTGCGATGATCATCTTGCTCCCACGAATGGCCGAAAATTTTCCGATGGAGCAGAAACAGTGGACAATATAAGAGAG GTATCGCCAAATCTGACAGAAGTTTTCTTTGGCTGTAAATGGAAAGATATACCAAGTGTGAATTGTTCTGACTTATTCTCACCCATATTAACTGAAGAAGGGCTTTGTTACACTTTCAATACTTTGGGTGCTGAAGAAATGTTTAGAGTTGAGAA CTTGCATCAAAATTATCCGTATCTGGAACATGATAAGGTAGCAGAGTCATGGAGTCTGGAAGAAGGATACTCGGCTGACACACCAATAGAAACCTATCCCCATAGAGGCGCT GGATATGGAGTTAAATCCGGTCTAACCTTCTTATTGAAGGCGAATAAAATCGACTTGGATTACCTCTGCAGAGGTCCAGTACAAGGCTTCAAG ATACTGTTGCACAATCCGGCAGAGTTGCCGAGGCTTTCACAACAGTATTTCCGATCGCCTCTATCGCAAGAGGTAGTCGTTGCGGTGAAACCTAAAATGATGACCACTTCCTCAGGCCTTAAACCTTACGAGCCTACCAG GCGACAATGCTATTTTCCAACGGAGCGCTATCTTCAATACTTCAAGGTGTACACTCAGTCAAACTGTGAGATGGAGTGTCTATCCAACTTCACTTACACTCGATGTGGATGCGTGCACTTTGGGATGCCCT ATGGACCAAACATGGAAGTCTGCAATGCAGCCAGCCGAGAATGTATAAAAGAAGCTCAGA TGGAGTTGGTGACTATAGAAATCCAGTCTGGACTCGATAGTCGAAAACAAAATGAAACTGATACACTCGGCCAGGCCCGAGCGGTGTCTTCTAGGTGTCGATGTCTACCAGCGTGCACATCCATAGAGTACGAGGCAGAGACGTCGCAGGCCGATTATGACTGGGCAGCCCTATTTCGAGCATTCAGATATTACAACGTATCTGAGGAATTGGTGAAGTGA
- the LOC124638909 gene encoding EF-hand domain-containing protein D2 homolog, translating into MSATEELSGILSRRQEINDKLEEGLEVKPKYKFVNVYTEFHEFSRKEIKQYEQTFNKFDEGRDGYLDLTEVKRMMERLGAPQTHLGLKAMISEVDEDGDNKISFREFLLIYRKARAGELETDSGLEAFARLTEINVDQVGVNGAKTFFEAKIEELAKSNKFHNEIIQEQEEKRREAEEKAMRRQRFKEKAALFQ; encoded by the exons ATGTCGGCTACCGAAGAGCTCAGTGGCATTCTCTCGAGGAGGCAGGAGATCAATGATAAACTCGAAGAGGGTTTGGAGGTTAAGCCGAAATATAAATTCGTAAACGTTTATACGGAATTTCATGAGTTCTCCAGGaaggaaataaaacaatacgaaCAGACCTTCAACAA ATTCGATGAAGGTCGCGATGGCTACCTAGACTTGACTGAGGTGAAACGAATGATGGAGCGGCTGGGGGCACCACAGACTCATCTTGGACTCAAAGCTATGATATCAGAAGTTGATGAAGATGGAGACAACAAAATAAGCTTCCGAGAATTCTTACTCATTTACAG GAAAGCCCGTGCAGGTGAACTGGAGACAGATTCCGGCCTCGAGGCGTTCGCGCGCCTCACAGAAATCAACGTGGACCAAGTCGGCGTAAACGGAGCCAAAACTTTCTTTGAAGCCAAGATTGAGGAGCTTGCGAAGAGCAACAAATTCCACAACGAAATTATACAAGAACAGGAAGAAAAACGGAGAGAAGCTGAAGAAAAGGCCATGAGGAGGCAAAGGTTTAAAGAAAAAGCAGCTTTATTTCAATAA
- the LOC124638888 gene encoding DNA-binding protein RFXANK-like yields the protein MEEAVSVKHEGKNIDIKQEKQDNLESYKLEYDSGSQDSSKSGSGGYQRWAPNLNGVRKSAFTPYKSVQCTALTNLQRGNTQARVPELPQPDCSLHAKAGRGEITRDDVKLEQYVDIADEHGLTALHWAASYGQLNSCQDLVWCGANVNMRGPEGETALHLAAAGGHHEVVKFLLNEGADADIQDDSGSTALMYAAAADFPYTCNELLVRGADLTLTNDYDQDAYTLTTTNNCKLAQTVIENFLIGCLSKM from the exons ATGGAAGAGGCTGTGTCTGTCAAGCACGAAGGCAAGAATATTGATATTAAGCAAGAAAAACAAGATAATTTAGAGAGCTATAAGCTGGAATATGATTCAGGAAGTCAAGACAGTAGTAAAAGTGGCAGCGGAGGATATCAACGATGGGCGCCCAATTTAAACGGTGTAAGGAAAAGTGCATTTACGCCGTACAAATCTGTCCAGTGCACTGCGCTAACTAATTTACAAAGAG GCAATACGCAGGCGCGAGTCCCGGAGTTACCCCAGCCAGATTGTAGCTTACACGCTAAGGCTGGCCGCGGCGAAATAACCCGTGACGACGTGAAACTGGAGCAGTATGTTGACATCGCGGATGAGCACGGACTTACTGCCCTGCACTGGGCAGCCAGCTACGGGCAGTTAAACAGCTGCCAAGACTTAGTATG GTGTGGTGCCAATGTTAACATGCGGGGTCCGGAAGGTGAGACGGCACTACACTTGGCAGCTGCGGGTGGACACCATGAGGTTGTGAAGTTTCTTCTCAATGAAGGAGCTGATGCTGACATACAAGATGAT TCTGGTAGCACAGCGTTGATGTATGCAGCAGCAGCAGACTTCCCGTACACTTGTAATGAGCTTCTCGTTCGAGGAGCTGATCTCACTCTAACCAATGATTATGACCAAGATGCTTACACTCTGACCACTACCAATAATTGCAAACTgg caCAAACTGTGATAGAGAACTTTTTGATTGGTTGCCTCAGCAAAATGTGA